From Pseudomonas sp. G.S.17, the proteins below share one genomic window:
- a CDS encoding tyrosine-type recombinase/integrase — translation MEKADRYLNAGTRENTRKSYRAAIEHFEVVWGGYLPTTGVGVVRYLAEYADKLSINTLKQRLAALAQWHVTQGFPDPTKTPDVRQMIKGIRVVHPAQVKQAAPLLLTHLEQAVTWLEGEAASALERGDYKSLVRHRRSVAIMLIGFWRGFRGDELARLTVENTQAASGEGITFFLPYTKGDRQHEGSIFHTPALAKLCPVEAYINWVTVAGIATGPVFQRIDRWGNLSGKGLQAHSLIPVLRRILKDAGLPAELYSSHSLRRGFATWASASGWDIKGLMSYVGWKDMKSALRYVDPAVSFGGLAATDAVARLKIV, via the coding sequence GTGGAAAAGGCTGATCGCTATCTAAACGCCGGCACTCGGGAAAACACCCGGAAAAGCTACCGTGCGGCGATTGAACACTTTGAGGTGGTGTGGGGTGGGTACCTCCCCACGACCGGCGTAGGGGTCGTCCGATACTTGGCGGAATACGCTGACAAACTGTCGATCAATACACTGAAGCAGCGCCTGGCAGCCCTTGCGCAGTGGCATGTCACCCAGGGTTTCCCAGACCCCACTAAAACGCCTGACGTCCGCCAGATGATCAAGGGCATCCGAGTCGTGCACCCTGCCCAAGTGAAACAAGCCGCCCCCCTATTGCTCACCCATCTGGAACAGGCAGTCACCTGGCTCGAGGGCGAGGCAGCGTCTGCGCTTGAGCGCGGTGACTACAAATCACTGGTTCGCCACCGTCGCTCCGTGGCGATAATGTTGATAGGTTTCTGGCGTGGCTTTCGGGGCGATGAGCTGGCTAGGCTCACGGTTGAGAATACCCAAGCCGCCAGTGGTGAAGGGATCACATTCTTCTTGCCCTACACGAAGGGTGACCGCCAGCATGAAGGTTCGATCTTTCATACGCCGGCACTGGCCAAGCTCTGTCCGGTGGAGGCCTACATCAACTGGGTGACGGTAGCCGGTATTGCAACGGGGCCGGTGTTCCAGAGGATCGATCGCTGGGGCAATCTATCGGGCAAAGGCCTGCAGGCCCATAGCCTCATCCCAGTCTTGCGTCGTATCTTGAAAGACGCCGGCTTACCGGCAGAGCTGTATAGCAGTCACTCGCTGCGCCGCGGCTTTGCGACCTGGGCGTCGGCCAGCGGCTGGGACATCAAGGGACTGATGAGCTACGTGGGGTGGAAGGATATGAAGTCAGCTCTTAGGTATGTTGACCCTGCAGTCTCTTTCGGAGGACTGGCTGCAACGGATGCCGTCGCCCGCTTGAAGATCGTTTAG
- a CDS encoding P-loop NTPase fold protein, with amino-acid sequence MSEPYQPMPAVLDRQIENEAQDAFGHRHFAQALQSLVEAEHHKPPFSIGLLGGWGTGKSSIKELYTRGLADGASDGSGKVPRRDRIKSITFNAWRFGGKDQDIKRALLRHVFMELGGDEQALHDKLFRNVTRVETQWKGWKEYTVQLWRAWSLPLPAFIGAMLLLFGLVWAGLAILPWNNPIVQSTFILAISGAYSYLLKNLKPSKVDSYRSVTKVSLPSASAEQYEEMLLEQLKVFKGPAAGIFSKPDPCERLVIFVDDLDRLSAEEMVLGLDAVRAFMEIPSEKLPTDLGLVFVISCDEAKVADALARGRGNPEQPGTVFTHMDARRYLDRIFQFRLEIPPAPRGDMRQFALKHLSSFTDIVKDLNARGASPEQVIDRMIHVNVIDPRNALQVVNAFAQSWWLAKRREYEGSSSERPGGLHEGAVTSHPISLGALSAARVSFPDFYRDLQDDPLLLGRLTELLVHDGELSNQPVETRALLAKRYVIEDKDGKTTIREGCRDLRQFLSSLVGLRWPDSLQSLLLLSEDPISRKFGAGTSTLYNLLVSGDTRGLIEQLSTRTDKIALSEDQALLLHELISDLHLETVSRRHNAMRVIANLLDHLPPRTVRLMLGKLCNELTVSLDLRSMVGLEKIGSVVLLANAQEQRQIAAELVDDLLTTQHQIEFRLETMQTPSLDEAKAMVLKACKVVLNVRALHGLPTAQERKLIEWLKVRDISIGKASFHFDFNILEQWVGKHEEMLLTMLGTDYSSLVADEAEAGRSQALELPTVAGRVDRLFASLAAKGEESRADLWRLIDRYLKLPALELQSCALTALEQSHQLAGAQPLSACLVTIVRNLIEHPNPAVNFERGFRWVLSTASARFEELSKEAKSSLADLGENLSGGESYQGDAVALFEQIIQRELGMLAQVSANWVEDFAEGLPLECCASLLKAYADLPEDVQSNVIAYFDTGFTATTLPERFGKLYAIAATNIPSKSWDSGLLHDHLDRSLSRLPSRVSRPVEDLDDLLVGLSKVYLRGSPATIATCLRDTFSSASSYPAQHERLHQYFAGTWPSTDVVQPGYAPDTIFSDAINVGRRSPKEAGRGLLSSLDSMIESGIVGLERDTELMELACLIWQAHPVEAQEFLTRDSRRLTPGQIAQLPGAIDWESLEEISWLRGAWGKTVSELDTSERTATTLLVLALGPVGSAQLPDQALSLWINCLGNGGYQGLVQALMSTEASDDGRRRLWRQVASLNPAPTPTELIDLSIRVLPMAAAPETAAAVNNDLESICNRLGDQESRLGTAKLLLATIPSCSSVTIKTNLARLAFGLGTHAALTAVDESKLSDDDVQVIADAFGKGRELTKLKSRFEKVPR; translated from the coding sequence ATGTCTGAACCCTACCAGCCGATGCCGGCAGTGCTTGATCGGCAAATTGAAAACGAAGCTCAGGATGCTTTTGGGCACAGGCATTTTGCCCAAGCGCTACAGAGCTTGGTGGAAGCCGAACACCACAAACCACCCTTTAGCATTGGCCTGCTCGGGGGCTGGGGTACGGGCAAAAGCTCTATCAAAGAGCTATATACCCGCGGACTTGCTGATGGTGCGTCTGATGGGTCAGGGAAGGTGCCGCGTCGGGATCGCATCAAAAGTATTACCTTCAACGCGTGGCGATTTGGCGGAAAAGATCAGGACATCAAGCGTGCGCTTCTGCGTCACGTATTTATGGAGCTTGGGGGAGACGAGCAGGCACTCCACGACAAGCTCTTTCGAAATGTCACGCGGGTCGAAACCCAATGGAAGGGGTGGAAGGAATACACAGTGCAACTGTGGCGAGCATGGTCACTGCCATTGCCTGCGTTCATTGGCGCAATGTTGCTGCTGTTTGGCCTGGTATGGGCCGGACTTGCCATCCTTCCGTGGAACAATCCCATTGTCCAATCGACGTTCATTTTGGCAATCAGTGGTGCCTACAGCTATCTGTTGAAGAATTTGAAACCTTCGAAAGTCGATAGCTACCGATCTGTCACCAAGGTTTCGCTGCCCAGCGCAAGCGCCGAGCAGTACGAAGAGATGCTGCTTGAGCAACTCAAAGTATTCAAGGGCCCTGCAGCGGGCATCTTCTCCAAACCCGATCCCTGTGAGCGCCTGGTGATTTTCGTAGACGACCTAGATCGACTTTCGGCCGAAGAAATGGTGCTGGGCCTCGACGCAGTTCGTGCATTCATGGAAATCCCCTCAGAGAAGCTTCCAACGGATCTTGGCCTCGTCTTCGTGATCTCGTGTGACGAAGCTAAGGTAGCCGATGCCCTGGCTCGCGGCCGCGGCAATCCTGAGCAGCCCGGTACTGTCTTCACTCACATGGACGCTCGAAGGTACCTCGACCGCATTTTCCAATTCCGCTTGGAAATTCCGCCTGCACCCAGGGGAGATATGAGGCAGTTCGCTTTGAAGCATCTGTCGTCGTTTACGGACATTGTGAAAGATCTGAACGCGCGAGGTGCAAGTCCAGAACAAGTGATTGACCGGATGATTCACGTGAACGTTATCGATCCGCGTAATGCACTTCAGGTCGTTAACGCATTTGCTCAGTCATGGTGGCTCGCAAAGCGAAGAGAATATGAAGGAAGCTCGAGTGAACGGCCTGGTGGCCTTCATGAAGGTGCGGTGACCAGTCATCCAATCTCGCTTGGCGCGCTGAGCGCTGCCCGCGTGAGTTTTCCTGATTTCTACCGCGACCTTCAGGACGATCCTTTACTGCTTGGCCGCCTGACGGAGCTTCTGGTGCATGACGGTGAACTCTCGAATCAGCCTGTTGAGACGCGGGCCCTGTTGGCCAAACGCTACGTCATCGAAGACAAGGACGGAAAGACTACGATACGAGAGGGCTGTCGAGACTTGCGTCAGTTCTTATCTAGCCTGGTAGGGTTGCGCTGGCCAGATTCACTGCAAAGCTTGCTATTGCTGTCCGAGGATCCAATCAGTCGCAAATTCGGCGCGGGCACCAGCACTCTCTACAACCTGCTTGTGTCTGGTGATACCCGAGGGCTGATTGAGCAGCTGTCTACTCGCACCGACAAAATCGCGCTAAGCGAGGATCAGGCACTGCTACTTCATGAACTGATTAGTGATCTGCACCTGGAGACGGTGTCGCGGCGGCACAACGCAATGCGCGTCATAGCGAACTTGCTTGATCATCTCCCACCACGCACGGTGCGTCTGATGCTCGGCAAACTCTGTAATGAGTTGACCGTATCCTTGGATCTTCGGTCAATGGTTGGACTCGAGAAAATCGGCAGCGTTGTGCTGCTCGCTAATGCGCAGGAGCAACGGCAGATAGCGGCTGAGTTGGTTGACGATCTCCTGACCACGCAGCATCAAATTGAATTCCGATTAGAAACCATGCAGACCCCAAGCTTGGACGAAGCAAAGGCCATGGTGCTCAAGGCTTGTAAAGTTGTCCTCAACGTTCGGGCGCTGCATGGGTTGCCCACCGCACAAGAACGCAAGCTTATTGAATGGCTGAAGGTGAGGGACATAAGCATAGGAAAAGCCTCCTTTCATTTCGATTTCAACATACTTGAACAGTGGGTAGGCAAGCATGAGGAGATGTTGCTCACGATGCTAGGGACTGACTACAGCTCGCTTGTAGCAGATGAAGCTGAAGCGGGCAGGTCGCAGGCGCTCGAGCTGCCGACCGTGGCAGGCAGGGTTGATCGATTGTTTGCGAGTCTCGCTGCGAAAGGGGAGGAAAGTCGCGCAGATCTATGGAGGCTTATCGATCGCTATCTGAAGCTTCCAGCGCTTGAATTGCAGTCCTGCGCGCTTACCGCATTGGAACAATCTCATCAATTAGCTGGCGCCCAGCCGCTGTCCGCATGCTTGGTCACCATCGTGCGAAACCTCATCGAACACCCCAACCCCGCAGTCAACTTCGAGCGTGGGTTCCGCTGGGTTCTATCGACGGCGTCTGCCCGTTTTGAAGAACTTTCGAAAGAAGCCAAGTCCAGCCTTGCTGACCTGGGTGAGAATTTATCCGGCGGAGAATCCTACCAGGGGGATGCCGTTGCTCTCTTCGAACAGATCATTCAGCGTGAACTTGGCATGTTGGCGCAGGTGAGCGCGAATTGGGTTGAAGATTTTGCTGAAGGCTTGCCTCTTGAATGCTGCGCATCGCTGCTGAAAGCTTATGCGGATTTGCCGGAAGACGTGCAGAGCAACGTTATCGCGTATTTTGACACAGGATTTACAGCCACAACGCTGCCCGAGCGCTTCGGAAAACTTTACGCCATCGCCGCAACGAACATTCCAAGCAAATCCTGGGATTCGGGCCTATTGCACGACCATCTAGATCGGTCGTTGAGCAGGCTTCCCTCAAGAGTTTCTAGGCCTGTGGAGGATCTGGACGACTTGCTGGTTGGGCTGTCAAAAGTCTATCTCCGTGGTTCCCCTGCGACGATTGCAACCTGTTTGCGAGATACCTTTTCGAGCGCCTCCAGCTATCCGGCTCAACATGAACGACTTCATCAGTATTTCGCCGGAACTTGGCCGTCTACCGATGTGGTGCAGCCCGGTTACGCGCCGGACACCATATTCTCTGACGCAATCAATGTGGGCCGACGAAGCCCGAAAGAAGCAGGGCGCGGGCTGCTTAGCTCTCTTGATTCAATGATCGAGTCAGGGATCGTCGGTCTGGAACGCGACACGGAGCTGATGGAGTTGGCATGTCTGATCTGGCAAGCGCACCCAGTGGAAGCGCAGGAGTTCCTCACTCGCGATTCCAGAAGACTCACACCCGGCCAAATCGCCCAGCTACCTGGCGCCATAGACTGGGAGTCCTTGGAAGAAATAAGTTGGCTCAGGGGCGCTTGGGGAAAAACTGTCTCAGAGCTCGATACATCGGAACGAACCGCGACGACGTTGCTAGTGCTAGCGCTGGGCCCGGTCGGTAGCGCCCAATTACCAGACCAAGCTCTATCCTTATGGATAAATTGCCTCGGTAACGGCGGTTATCAAGGGTTGGTACAAGCTTTGATGTCTACCGAAGCCAGTGATGACGGCCGTCGTCGCCTATGGCGCCAAGTGGCCTCGCTGAACCCAGCCCCAACGCCAACTGAGCTGATAGACCTGAGCATTCGGGTTTTACCAATGGCAGCAGCACCTGAGACTGCTGCAGCTGTGAATAACGACCTGGAGTCCATCTGCAATCGTTTGGGCGACCAAGAAAGTCGGCTAGGCACCGCAAAGCTCCTGCTGGCGACGATCCCCAGCTGCTCATCAGTCACGATCAAAACCAATCTCGCTCGGCTTGCCTTTGGTCTTGGCACTCATGCCGCCTTGACGGCGGTTGATGAGTCAAAGCTGAGCGATGATGATGTACAGGTCATTGCGGATGCTTTCGGTAAAGGACGGGAACTGACCAAGCTCAAATCGCGTTTTGAGAAGGTACCTCGCTAA
- a CDS encoding AAA family ATPase produces the protein MQIKHLEIANFRKLHSVRIDLSAETTLLVGANNSGKSSAMLALRKFLSGKSSGIRLQDLTLCHFDRIDDIGRSWEVAGPAEPLPTANDWDDWLPHLDVWISAESGEYHYVRDLIPNFDWDGGLVGMRFRLEPDDIAELFADYRKQRERVLELLTFLAADSKANAANDSNAQKSDDDSDDQRKRRMGLSLWPQNLTDYLSRRLSKVFKIRSYRLDPGRLHTPHGMMRRASPQKLSTSAIPLEKSPLDGLIKIHEINAQRGFGDHGDEGQNDSKSSGGKKLSEQLRSYYEKHLDPGDSPEVSDLEALRAIEIAQSVFNTRLSTSFGPALLQVQTLGYPGRSDPTITLQAKLAATDGLNHEAAVLFEIDSKSATPTASVLRLPETSNGLGYQNLIWMIFRLMSFRDDWLNKHRNPEEQTTTGIEPIHLVLIEEPEAHLHIQVQQVFVRHAYQVLCEDELIKRYPNLGTQLLVSTHSSHITHEVEYDHLRYFRRLPAGMDGVQVPVSTVSNLSTVFGEGSYTQKFVTRYLRAQHAELFFADAVILVEGAAERMLLPQFLRTHFKFLDQCYISILDIGGSHAHRLRPLVDALGIVTLVITDLDAGKAKAAKPVRRGADLSTNNPTLKHWLRMKAASAKVDDLLEMADELKCQELDELFAIRIAYQTPILVALAQTGSLPVEVLANTFEDSLVLANAAYFASRSGRGLVGQFARALQSATTPEELSESFFEALRDGNKAEFALEVLGATTFPMLTVPNYIREGLVWLEWKLRKKQSELVIVTASPGEEIV, from the coding sequence ATGCAGATCAAACATCTGGAAATAGCTAATTTTCGTAAGCTTCACTCCGTACGAATAGACTTGTCAGCTGAGACCACCCTTCTCGTGGGCGCCAATAACAGCGGGAAATCATCTGCGATGCTCGCGTTGCGCAAATTTCTGAGCGGCAAGTCCTCAGGAATACGGCTTCAGGATCTCACGCTCTGTCACTTCGACCGCATAGACGACATTGGCCGTTCATGGGAGGTTGCTGGCCCTGCCGAGCCCTTGCCGACAGCGAATGACTGGGATGATTGGCTTCCTCACCTGGACGTATGGATCAGCGCAGAATCTGGTGAGTACCATTACGTAAGAGATTTGATCCCGAACTTTGACTGGGATGGGGGCTTGGTTGGTATGAGGTTCCGCCTCGAGCCTGATGACATAGCCGAGCTGTTCGCGGATTATCGGAAGCAGCGCGAGCGTGTTTTAGAACTGCTGACCTTCTTGGCAGCCGACTCAAAGGCTAACGCTGCAAACGACAGCAATGCTCAGAAAAGCGACGATGACAGCGACGACCAAAGAAAACGGCGAATGGGCTTGAGCCTATGGCCGCAGAATTTAACCGACTACCTCAGTCGCCGCCTCAGCAAGGTATTTAAGATACGCTCCTACCGCCTTGATCCAGGAAGGCTGCATACCCCACATGGCATGATGCGTAGGGCTTCGCCTCAGAAGCTATCAACATCCGCGATTCCCCTTGAAAAGAGCCCTTTGGATGGGTTGATCAAGATCCATGAAATCAATGCTCAGCGGGGGTTTGGGGATCACGGGGATGAAGGGCAAAACGACTCGAAATCATCGGGAGGCAAAAAGCTGTCCGAGCAGCTGCGCAGTTATTACGAAAAACATCTCGACCCAGGTGATTCTCCAGAAGTGTCTGATTTGGAGGCGCTGCGAGCCATCGAAATCGCTCAGTCTGTCTTCAATACCCGGCTGAGTACAAGCTTTGGGCCGGCACTTTTACAAGTCCAAACGCTCGGGTATCCCGGGCGCAGCGACCCCACCATTACCCTCCAGGCCAAACTCGCCGCTACAGATGGACTGAACCACGAAGCCGCCGTTCTTTTCGAAATTGACTCCAAAAGCGCGACTCCCACGGCATCTGTGCTACGGCTTCCAGAGACATCTAACGGCCTGGGTTACCAGAATCTCATCTGGATGATATTTCGGTTGATGAGTTTCCGGGACGACTGGCTCAACAAGCATCGCAATCCTGAAGAACAGACCACCACTGGGATTGAGCCAATTCACCTTGTTCTGATTGAAGAGCCCGAGGCCCATCTCCATATTCAAGTCCAGCAAGTTTTCGTCCGACACGCCTACCAAGTGCTCTGTGAGGATGAGCTGATCAAGCGCTATCCCAATCTGGGGACTCAGCTGCTAGTGAGCACGCACTCAAGTCATATCACCCATGAGGTAGAGTACGATCACCTTCGCTATTTCCGTCGCCTGCCAGCGGGTATGGACGGCGTACAGGTACCTGTTTCGACCGTTTCAAACCTATCGACAGTGTTTGGCGAGGGTTCCTACACTCAAAAATTCGTCACTCGTTATCTCCGGGCTCAGCATGCAGAACTGTTCTTTGCCGACGCAGTGATTTTGGTTGAGGGCGCTGCTGAGCGAATGCTGTTGCCACAGTTTTTGCGCACTCACTTCAAGTTTCTCGATCAATGCTACATCAGCATCCTGGATATTGGAGGGAGTCACGCTCACCGACTTCGGCCTCTCGTGGACGCACTTGGAATCGTCACATTGGTCATAACTGACCTGGATGCTGGCAAGGCCAAAGCGGCGAAACCGGTTCGCCGAGGCGCCGACCTCTCGACCAACAACCCAACTCTCAAGCACTGGCTTAGGATGAAGGCCGCTTCTGCAAAAGTGGATGACCTTCTCGAAATGGCCGACGAGCTGAAATGCCAGGAGCTCGATGAGCTTTTTGCTATTCGAATCGCCTACCAGACTCCCATCTTGGTCGCTCTTGCTCAGACGGGGTCTCTACCGGTTGAGGTGCTGGCGAACACGTTCGAAGACAGCTTGGTACTGGCCAATGCAGCTTACTTTGCATCACGCTCCGGTCGTGGGCTTGTCGGTCAGTTTGCCCGGGCACTCCAATCGGCCACGACCCCTGAGGAGCTCAGTGAGAGCTTTTTCGAGGCGCTTCGAGATGGCAACAAGGCAGAGTTTGCTTTGGAGGTACTGGGGGCGACTACCTTTCCTATGCTGACAGTACCAAACTACATACGTGAAGGCTTGGTATGGCTTGAATGGAAGCTGCGCAAGAAACAGTCAGAATTGGTGATTGTTACGGCCTCCCCTGGGGAGGAGATTGTATGA
- a CDS encoding PIN domain-containing protein, with protein sequence MRFFLDTNIWSYIANEGAGSELAMRARDTGVEIVISPAVVDEVQRLPVLEARRKVIQLVTRKDWKRLMPEIFSECAEVKSEIIRLRPEWVIAEPNMTEFNRVRYDWVRRTGGFWDRARREIETPATNESVRRDEEERLAVEQSYAIRERMKKIKPGSEEHLQKVGHIPEAGTPGWSGDPVQYWRVPSLHMFITELQVYESAVREWLDSEIDVLAMLSSPDSMNRLWLHELDAAAVPRQWLRGAFEFLQAWHKVTTGTPGDARLAAHLVDADIIISADKNFVRFAERCRDEAPFSIGKTLRAQANRAGVDEVLQWISKPETL encoded by the coding sequence ATGCGATTTTTTTTGGATACGAACATCTGGAGCTACATCGCAAATGAGGGGGCCGGGAGCGAATTGGCTATGCGCGCCCGGGACACAGGCGTTGAGATCGTCATTTCCCCAGCTGTAGTGGATGAAGTTCAGCGACTGCCGGTTCTAGAGGCTCGTCGCAAGGTCATCCAACTGGTGACCAGAAAGGACTGGAAGCGGCTGATGCCCGAAATATTCAGCGAATGCGCCGAGGTCAAGTCGGAGATCATAAGGCTTCGCCCCGAATGGGTCATCGCCGAACCGAATATGACTGAATTCAATCGTGTCAGGTATGACTGGGTAAGGCGTACAGGAGGTTTCTGGGATCGTGCACGCCGAGAGATAGAGACACCTGCGACTAACGAAAGCGTACGACGAGACGAAGAAGAACGTCTTGCTGTGGAGCAATCATACGCAATCAGGGAGCGAATGAAGAAGATCAAACCCGGCAGCGAAGAGCACCTGCAGAAGGTCGGACATATCCCCGAAGCGGGTACGCCAGGCTGGTCTGGAGATCCCGTACAGTATTGGCGGGTACCCAGCTTGCACATGTTCATAACCGAGCTCCAGGTTTATGAAAGCGCCGTTCGGGAGTGGCTCGATAGCGAGATCGATGTGCTGGCGATGCTTTCATCCCCCGACTCGATGAACAGGCTTTGGCTGCATGAGCTCGATGCGGCAGCGGTTCCGCGGCAATGGCTTCGAGGCGCGTTCGAGTTTCTTCAAGCCTGGCATAAGGTCACCACCGGTACGCCGGGGGACGCGCGTCTAGCCGCGCACCTTGTTGACGCCGACATCATCATCTCGGCGGACAAGAATTTCGTGCGGTTTGCAGAGCGTTGTCGAGACGAAGCGCCGTTTTCGATTGGCAAGACTCTGCGTGCTCAAGCTAATCGCGCAGGTGTCGACGAAGTTCTGCAATGGATTTCAAAACCTGAAACCCTCTGA
- a CDS encoding DNA-binding protein, which yields MARGGINKAVVQKARHALLAKGMHPSIDAVRVELGNTGSKTTISRYLKEIESFDPRPPSSRERMGEELSAMVGSLLDRLMEEGDESIEQARSAFDLQRVGLEAQIASLQSELTSARRQLDAQQAAIEVQTADLQTTQSSLQAELTRNAGISQRCTDLEALVGDKDRQIQSLEEKHVHARGALEHYRESVKEQRDQDQRRHEAQLHESQVEQRKLRESLTIKQDESTRLNRDNERLLGESRQQARTLQAQVDQVQTLTAQVHALALAEARTGAIIEHHQTKASELNDELKALHISMAQGASRESELAKLVTDLKVQLEFAETARQALENSSLTVDQSVSEIRSAPVPKGAQTKRKR from the coding sequence ATGGCGCGCGGCGGCATAAACAAGGCGGTAGTGCAGAAAGCGAGGCATGCCTTGCTCGCAAAGGGTATGCATCCGAGCATTGACGCCGTGCGCGTCGAGCTAGGTAACACGGGCTCGAAAACCACTATTTCCCGGTACCTGAAAGAGATCGAGTCCTTCGATCCGCGCCCACCGTCCTCCCGCGAGCGCATGGGAGAGGAGCTTTCGGCAATGGTTGGAAGTCTTCTAGATCGGCTGATGGAGGAGGGTGACGAGTCCATCGAGCAGGCTCGATCAGCTTTCGATTTGCAGCGGGTGGGGCTTGAGGCACAGATTGCCAGTCTGCAATCTGAGCTGACCTCCGCACGTCGGCAACTGGATGCTCAGCAAGCCGCCATCGAGGTTCAAACCGCTGACCTTCAGACCACGCAGTCTTCGCTTCAGGCTGAGCTGACCCGCAACGCCGGGATCAGCCAGCGCTGTACTGATCTTGAAGCGTTGGTCGGTGACAAGGATAGACAGATCCAGTCCCTCGAAGAGAAGCATGTTCATGCACGTGGCGCCCTGGAGCATTACCGGGAGTCGGTTAAGGAGCAGCGCGATCAAGATCAACGCCGACATGAAGCTCAGCTGCACGAATCTCAGGTCGAGCAACGAAAGCTTCGCGAGTCGCTGACCATCAAACAGGATGAGTCAACCAGACTCAACCGCGATAATGAACGTCTCCTCGGCGAATCTCGCCAACAGGCTAGGACGCTTCAGGCTCAGGTTGATCAGGTGCAGACCCTTACTGCACAGGTGCATGCCTTGGCGCTGGCCGAGGCCAGGACAGGGGCGATCATCGAGCACCACCAAACCAAAGCCAGTGAGCTCAATGACGAACTCAAGGCCCTGCACATATCGATGGCGCAGGGTGCCTCCCGCGAATCAGAGTTGGCTAAGCTTGTTACAGACTTGAAGGTTCAGCTTGAGTTCGCCGAAACGGCCCGTCAGGCCCTAGAGAATTCGTCACTCACAGTCGATCAGTCTGTCTCAGAAATTCGGAGTGCGCCGGTGCCGAAGGGCGCACAAACGAAGCGGAAGAGGTGA
- a CDS encoding tyrosine-type recombinase/integrase, producing MAALAQWHITQGFPDPTKTPNVRQMIKGIRVVHPAQVKQAAPLLIRHVEQTVEWLESEAAAALDRGDYKTLLRHRHSIAMLLIGFWRGFRGDELARLTVENTKAFSGEGITFFLPYTKGDRLHEGTTFQTPALKVLCPVEAYINWVTVAGISKGPVFRRLDRRENLAEKAIQPHSLIPMLRRVFREAGLPEELYSTHSMRRGFATWASAHGWDIKGLMSYVGWKDMKSALRYVDASVSFGGLAARAGPALLKESS from the coding sequence TTGGCCGCGCTGGCGCAGTGGCATATCACCCAGGGATTCCCAGATCCAACCAAGACGCCCAACGTGCGCCAGATGATCAAGGGCATCCGCGTCGTGCATCCCGCTCAAGTGAAGCAAGCCGCCCCGCTTCTGATCAGACATGTCGAGCAGACGGTTGAATGGCTGGAATCTGAGGCGGCCGCTGCGCTCGACCGGGGCGACTACAAGACCCTGCTGCGCCACCGCCACTCGATTGCCATGTTGCTAATCGGATTCTGGCGGGGGTTCCGCGGAGATGAGTTGGCTAGGCTCACAGTGGAAAATACAAAAGCCTTTAGCGGTGAAGGCATCACCTTCTTCTTGCCCTACACCAAGGGCGATCGCCTGCACGAAGGGACGACCTTCCAAACCCCGGCTTTAAAAGTGCTCTGTCCCGTCGAGGCCTATATCAACTGGGTCACGGTTGCCGGCATCTCCAAGGGGCCTGTATTTCGGCGTCTGGATCGCAGGGAAAATCTTGCCGAGAAGGCCATCCAACCCCACAGTTTGATTCCGATGCTGCGGCGTGTTTTCAGGGAGGCTGGACTGCCTGAAGAGCTCTATAGCACCCACTCGATGCGCCGGGGTTTTGCGACCTGGGCGTCGGCCCACGGGTGGGATATAAAAGGGCTGATGAGCTATGTGGGCTGGAAAGATATGAAGTCGGCGTTGCGGTATGTGGATGCCAGCGTGTCATTCGGCGGCTTGGCTGCTCGAGCAGGCCCTGCCTTGCTGAAGGAATCTAGCTGA
- a CDS encoding pyrophosphatase: MSKPFKDRIHAMNQMYKLPIHSVPTLLADPADKLKKFKATLMDEVHEIDEIVEKIENGDTEIDVKVAIADLLGDVIVYCRSEALKYGLPLEDVLDIIMDSNESKLGADGKPIYDENGKFLKGPNYWKPEPKIKSLLLGLQGKADA; the protein is encoded by the coding sequence ATGAGTAAGCCGTTCAAAGACCGAATCCATGCCATGAATCAGATGTACAAGCTGCCGATCCACAGTGTTCCAACCCTGCTGGCCGATCCGGCTGACAAGCTCAAGAAGTTCAAAGCGACGCTGATGGATGAAGTGCATGAGATCGATGAGATCGTTGAAAAGATCGAGAATGGCGACACCGAAATCGATGTGAAGGTTGCTATTGCCGACCTGCTCGGCGATGTGATCGTTTATTGCAGGTCTGAGGCGCTGAAGTACGGCTTACCACTCGAGGACGTGCTGGACATCATCATGGACAGTAACGAGAGCAAGCTCGGCGCGGACGGCAAGCCCATCTACGATGAAAATGGCAAGTTTCTCAAAGGGCCTAACTACTGGAAGCCTGAGCCCAAGATCAAGAGCTTGCTCCTGGGCCTTCAGGGCAAGGCAGACGCTTGA